One genomic window of Terriglobia bacterium includes the following:
- a CDS encoding PadR family transcriptional regulator produces the protein MSKPSDLVQGTLDLLILKTITPEPRHGWGIAQRIRQVSGEVLQVNQGALYPALHRLEQNGWIRAKWGESDNNRRAKYYSLTPAGRKYLEQEEANWIRLSTAIGLVLEKA, from the coding sequence ATGAGCAAACCGAGTGATCTGGTCCAGGGAACGCTGGACCTCCTGATTCTCAAAACGATTACGCCCGAGCCGCGGCACGGGTGGGGCATCGCGCAGCGCATCCGGCAGGTGTCGGGCGAAGTGCTGCAGGTGAACCAGGGCGCGCTCTATCCCGCGCTCCATCGCCTGGAGCAGAACGGCTGGATCAGGGCGAAGTGGGGAGAGTCTGACAACAACCGCCGCGCCAAGTACTATTCGCTGACGCCGGCTGGCCGCAAATATCTGGAGCAGGAAGAGGCCAACTGGATACGCCTCTCCACGGCCATTGGTCTGGTGCTGGAAAAGGCGTAA